The window AACATAGGTGTTGTTAGTTCGATGACTGCATCTGTTTCTTCTTTGCTAAACAGAGTTGGACGGTGTCCAATGATTGTACGAGTAGAAAAATGCTCTGTTTCCCGATCACGGTCAATCGCTGGGTTTGTTACAACAGCCACACTCTCTTTAATAAAGTCGGAGATATTTTTGCGACCAAGGTTAAGTGCAGCTAGAGGCGAATCGTGTCCAAGTGAGCGGATCGGCTCGATTCCTTTTTCAGCCATTTGTTCAATTAATTGAATATGATCTCTTTCCCAGCCAAAAGCTGTGTACTGTCCATTGTTAACTTTGCTAGGATAGTTAAAAGAAACTGTTTTATCAAGCTTTGGAGGCAAAATTCGTTTGCGTGCATCCTTAAAGTTGATACGACTGGAAAAACGGTTTAAAACTTCAGCTTGATATTCGCTTAAATAATAAACATCCAGCACATCATCTTTCCATTTGAAACCAACTTTTTCGCCTGGTGCAAGTGGCTTAGGATCATTCATATATTCAGTTGTCGGAATGATACCGGGTTCAGACGAGAATAGGTAAGAACTTTCTGTTTCAAGCATCCATAGCGGTCGAAGTCCAAGTGAATCTACACTAAATACGGCTTCATCACCAAAACGAGAAATGATTCCCGCTGGTCCTTGGGCAAAATGTCCCCACGCTTCGCGAATATAGGTATAAAGATCTTGAAGATCTTTCGAAAATGCTTTTATTTCGTTTACGATTGGAGGAAACAGGACATCCAATGCTTCAAATAATGAAAAACCATCTCTACAGATTAATGTTTCAATAATTCTACTTAAATCCTGTGAGTCACTTCCATCTTTTACAAGAGGAACATCGATCATTCTAGCTTCATCACGCAATTTTGCGATTGTGTTGATTTCTCCGTTATGACCTAAAACACTAAATGGTTGAACTCGGAAAAAGCTTGATAAAGTATTAGTCGAATAGCGGTTATGACCAAGTGTGATTGTAGACGCTACAAGTGGACTTGCAAGATCTTGGTAATATTTAGGAAGAATATCACCTGCACCCATCACTTTATATACGACATGGTGTTGACTAAGAGAAGCAACATGGACTGCTTCATTTAACTCAAATTCAACAATTAGTTCAAACAGTTTTTTTGATAATTCCATTCCGGATATTGGTGCAAGACAAGCGAATTGCCAAAAAACAGGATTTTCTTGAATGGCTATTGGACCTAATGCTGCTGAGTCAGTTACTTTATCTGATTCAAAAAGAATCTCGAAATTATTAGCAGCGAGTTTCGCTTGAAGATCAGATAAAATAGCCTTTGGTCCAGCGTTTTTCGTAATAAAAATGTGTCCAACAACAAAAGCTTCATGTTTGGTGATTTCTGGGTCTTTCCCAACGCTAGTTAATTTTTCTTCCCATAGTTGAGTTGGGATATCCATGTGAATTCCTACACCATCACCTTCACCGTTAATAAATCCTGCACGGTGATTCATTGTGACAAGAGCATCTATACAATGGAAAATGTTTTCCCTTGTAGGTGTTTTCTTTTTTTCGAGACTTGCGACAATTCCGCAGGCATCATGTTCTTGTTTTGAAAAATCTTTAAATAGAGATGGACTCCAAATCTGATTCATGTTTTTCGGCTTCATTAAAGAAATTCCTTATAAAGCCGTTTCACCTCCTGTGAAAAATAATGATCTATTCAAAATTTAAAATAACAAATTAAAAACGCTTGAAATAACAGTGTAAAATACATATTTCAAGCATGACGAAATTATGGCATTATGAATACAATATTATTTTTATATTATCATAGGAATTTTCAGAAATCAATGGAATATGCATTGGTAAGTGTAGTAAATAAAGTGGATATTTATAGAATAATAGTATTTTGAAAGCGCTATCAGAGGGGCGGATAAGAAAAACCAGGAGTTTTGGAAACTCCTGGTTTGAACTTCTTGGTGTATATTTATTCATTAGAAAGTTGATAAAATGCATTTTGTACCGCATGAATAGTCGCTTCGATATCTTCCATTGTATGTGCAATGGTTATGAACCAAGCTTCGTATTTTGATGGAGCAAGATTGATACCTTGATAAAGCATATTCTTAAAGAATTTTGCGAACATCTCACCATCAGTATTTTCTGCTTGAACGTAATTTTCAATTTTTTCGGATGTGAAATAGACCGTTAAAGCACCTTTAAGTCGGTTAATCGTAATCGGGATATGATTTTCCTTAGCAGCATTTAATATTCCTTCTTCAAGTAGTGCGCCAAGTTGATCTAAATAATCATAAACCCCTTTTTGTTGTAAAACTTCAAGGCAAGCAATTCCCGCCAATATTGAAGCTGGATTACCGGCCATTGTCCCTGCTTGATATGCAGGACCAAGCGGTGCCACTTTTTCCATAATATCAATTCGTCCGCCGTAGGCACCTATAGGTAGACCCCCACCGATAATTTTACCCAAAACAGTTAAGTCAGGATTGACGCCCAGCAGATTTTGGGCACCTCCATACATAAAGCGGAAAGCTGTGATAACTTCATCGTAAATCACAAGAGCGCCTGCAGCGTGAACAAGTTCATTAACTTGCTCCAAAAATCCTGGATTCGGTTCAACAATCCCAAAGTTTCCGACAATTGGTTCTACTAATACGGCAGCGACTTGATTGCCCCATTTTTCAAGTGCGGCCCTTAAAGGCTCAATATCATTAAATGGAACAGTGATGACTTCTTGAGCGATACTTTTTGGAACTCCTGCGGAATTTGGTGTACCTAGTGTAGATGGACCAGATCCTGCTGCAACTAGGACTAGGTCTGAATGTCCATGATAGCATCCAGCAAATTTAATAATCTTATCTCTACCTGTAAATGCACGTGCAACACGAATGGTGGTCATGACCGCTTCTGTACCTGAATTAACAAAGCGAACTTTTTCCATTGAGGGGATGGCCTCTTTTAGCATTTTAGCAAACTTCACCTCATGTGGTGTTGGAGTGCCATAGAGAACACCTGAATCTGCAGCCTTTTTGATGGCTTCGGAAATATGTGGATGAGCATGACCAGTAATGATTGGGCCATAAGCTGCTAGGTAATCGATATATTGATTTCCGTCGACATCCCAGAAATAGGCACCTTGACCTCTTTCCATTGCGATGGGAGCACCGCCGCCGACTGCCTTATAAGAACGAGATGGACTGTTAACACCACCAACAATATGCTCCAATGCTTCTTTATGTAACCTTTCAGAATTCGTAAAATGCATGATTGTACCTCCTAGTTCTTTTTGCCCTTCTTATTTTAACAGAAAATTCGAGTTGGATGGTCGGGTTTTCCAATTTTCTCTATTTTTCAAAAACAATTGAAAAGGTATCTTGATAGTTGTTTTCATCACCATGTTTCGCTACACTAACTAATTAGGGCATTGAGTTCAGGAGGAGAAAATATGAAGGATGCAATTATCGTTCGCGATTTGCGCAAAGAATTTAACGCTTATTCAAGTCGATCTGGATTAAAAGGCGCTTTTCGTGATTTATTTACTCGTAATTATAAAGTCGTTGCAGCTGTTGACAGCATCAATTTTCAAATAAAGCAAGGGGAAATGGTTGGATATATTGGTGAAAACGGTGCTGGAAAATCAACAACAATTAAAATGTTAACGGGAATCCTAACCCCTACCTCAGGGACTGTTACCGTTAATGGGATGAACCCGCATAAAGAACGCGAAAAATTCGTTCAAACAATTGGAGTAGTATTCGGTCAGCGCTCTCAATTATGGTGGGATATTGCAGTTCAAGAATCTTTTCGTCTTTTGAAGAAGGTTTATAAAGTATCCGATGCACAGTATGACGAGCATATGGGACATATCATCAAAACACTTGATCTTGAACCGCTTTTGGATAAACCAGTCCGAAAATTATCATTAGGACAACGGATGCGGTGTGAACTTGCTGCTGCGCTTATCCACAATCCACCACTCTTATTTCTAGACGAGCCGACCATCGGCTTGGATGTATTGGTAAAAATGAAAATACGTGAATTTTTAAAAGAGATTAACCAAAAATACAACACAACTATATTGTTAACCACTCACGATTTAACGGATATTGAAGCCCTATGTGAAAGAGTTATCATGCTCGATGAAGGAAAAATTATTTATGACGGTGCCTTAAAAAGCTTAAAAGGAGAATGGGGAGAAGGAAAGGATATTCAATTTCAATTTTTACAAAAGGTTGAATTGACTGCATTACAGGCTTTGACACTTGATTTCTCAGTCTTATGGCAAGTCGATGAGGAAAAACAAACCTTTACCGTTCACATTGATGATAATGATGAACTTATCTCCCAGGTCATTGCAAAAGTCGTCGCTCATTACAAAATAAAGGATCTTAAAATAAATGAGCCATCTACGGAAGAAATTATCCGCAACATATATGAAAAAGGCTCTGTATAAAGGGGGAATGTCGGGTGGGTAAATATATTGAAATGATCCGCATTCGCTTTCTAATGATGCTTGCTTATCGGACCAACTATTACACAGGGATTCTCATTTATAGTATAAATATTGGTGCTTATTATTTTTTATGGACAGGTATTTATGGCGATAAGAGCGAAATTCAAGGATTATCTGTGGCCCAGATGACAACTTATATCGCCGTCGCTTGGATGGCGCGAGCCTTCTACTTCAATAATATTGATCGGGAAATGGCGACGGAAATTATGGAGGGAAGAGTGGCAGTTGAACTAATTAGACCCTATAGTTATTTAGCGATGAAGGTCATGCAGGGATTAGGGGAAGGCATCTTTCGAATGTTTTTCTTCTCACTTCCTGGCATGGTGATTGTGGCGTTAATCTTTAGGTTAGATTTTTCGGTCTCTTTTTCAACCCTAGGCTTATTCTTTGTTTCGATCTTGCTTAGTTTCTTCATTAATACGCAAATTAATTTATTAACAGGAATTGCCACTTTTTTCTTGTATAATAATTCAGGATTAATTAGGGCGAAACGGGTAATAATCGACCTATTTTCAGGACTGTTGCTACCAATTAGTTTTTTCCCAGGCTGGGCACAGGAAATCATGAAATACCTTCCATTTCAAGGGATTAGTTATCTTCCTAGTATGATTTTCACTAGTGGCTTTTCGAACGGACAAGCAATGGATGCGATTTTGTCCCAAGCAATCTGGGTAGCCATCTTAATTGTCCCCATTTATGTATTGTGGGTTTTGGCAAAAAAACAATTAGTTATTCAAGGAGGGTGACGGATGTTTTATTTATCGATGTTTTTTCAATATGTCGCCCAATATTTGAAAACTAGATTTGAATATCGTACGAACTTATTTGTAGAAATCTTTACGGATTTCTTAAATCAAGCCGTGAATTTTGTGTTTATTTTGGTTGTATTTGGCCACACCAAATTATTGGCTGGATGGAGCCGTGAGGAAATTATTTTTATTTATGGCTTCTTTCTGATTCCATCGGCCCTTTTTTCGGCTTTCTTTAATATATGGGATTTTAATGAAAGGTATATAGTGAAGGGCGAGCTTGATCGTATCTTAACGAGACCGATTCATAGTTTATTTCAAATAATATTGGAACGGATGGAATTGGAGGCGTTATTCGGTGGGTTAACTGGGATAGCCGTCATGGTTTATGCAGGTAGGATGATAGGATTAGAAATACGATGGTTTGACCCGATTCTCTTTTTCATTTTTGTGGTAGGGGGAGTTCTGGTCTATGCTGGTATTTTCGTGTTAATTGCTTGTGTTAGCTTTTGGACTGATGCTCAGTCGTCGATTATGCCGATGATGTACAATATTAGCAATTATGGGCGCTACCCTGTTGATATTTATAATAAAGTGATTCGTTTTATTTTAACTTGGATCCTACCGTTTGCGTTTGTTGGCGTGTACCCTGCGTCCTTTTTTCTTGGCAAAAGTGAGTGGTATAACTATGCTTATATTACGCCCATTATTGGCTTGGTTTTTTTTGGTGCATCAATATTTGTTTGGAATGAGGGCATTAAGCGTTATCGAGGTGCGGGAAATTAACTTAGATAGAAGTGCTGGCAAAAAAAGGATTCCTTTTTTTGCCTTTTTTCTGCACACTTTTTGTTAGACAGGCGGGTATATAGAAGGTGAATGGAGCGTATTCTTTATTGAGGAAGATAGAGGAGAGTATTCCATGACCTTTTACTTAATGCTCATTTTCGTTCTTTTCAGTATTGGAATGAGTTTGCGATCGTTGTTTTTGCCTTATAAAATAGCAGGAAAGTATGTTTCCTTAGAAAATTTTATATTTTTAGCGATGGTGTATGCAACCATAATGATCGGCTTCGGCCTTATTTATATGTTGCTCGATATGAAGGGGAACATTTTATTAATAGAAGAGACAAGAAGTATAGGCGCTGATTTTTTCTCTCGACTAGAAACCTTCATATATTTTAGTGGGATGACCTTGTTCTCAGTTGGTTATGGGGATATTGCCCCAATTGGAATAGGGAGGGTGATAGCTGTGTTAGAGGCGCTGATTGGTTATACAATTCCGGCAGCTTTTGTTGCCCGAGCCGTTTTCGATAGAGATAGATAACGATACAAATCATTTGTTATTTAACAAAAAATGGGATAGTCTAAATATAGATATTTATAGAGTTGGAGGGTTTTTTTATGTCTTTTAGTGTTGGTCAACCAGGACCTGAATTTGAACTACTGGCAAGCGATGGGAAAACGGTGAAATTATCCGATTTTCGTGGTAAAAATGTCGTTCTTTATTTTTACCCTAAAGACATGACGCCAGGCTGCACTACTGAAGCATGTGATTTCCGCGATTACCACGAAAAATTTCAAGAAGTAAATGTAGTGATTCTCGGAGTGAGTCCTGACCCACTTAAGAGGCATGAAACCTTCATTGAAAAGTATGGATTGCCGTTTCAATTGTTAGCAGATGAAGACCATCATGTTGCGGAGAATTACGGAGTTTGGAAATTAAAGAAAACCTTTGGAAAAGAATACATGGGAATTGAGCGAACAACTTTTATCATTGATAAAAATGGTATTGTAGCAAAGGAATGGCGTAAGGTAAAAGTAAAAGGGCATGTTGAAGATGCTCTTCAATATATTATGGAAAATTTATAAAATTGTTGGTGTGTTAACCATCGATTTTCATTCTATATATTTGAATAATAATTGAAAACAGCAAAAGTAATAGAAAGCTAGCCTATTTTTAAGTAGAAAGGCTTTTGTCCAATTCAATTATCTGAAAATTGAATATTATTTTATTAGGGCATACCTCCTCAGATGTTTTTTAAGCGAATCGATAGTGATTCGCTTCTTTTTCTGTTCTTCTACAGTATTAAATAAATGAATTCTGTTGGATTCAGATGTTATGATAAGTTAAAGAGTATCAGGTAGTGAAAGGGGTTATTTACTTTGAAGATATATACAAAAACAGGTGACGCTGGTACAACTTCCTTGGTTTATGGACAACGGGTTCGAAAAGATGATATCAGAGTTGAGGCATATGGGACTTGTGATGAAGCCAATTCAATGATTGGACTTGCGTTAAGTTATTTAAAAGGGGAAAATTTTCAAGCGAAAGAATCGATCGAAACTGCATATCATAAAATACAAACTATTCTATTCCATGTAGGGGCAGAACTTGCAACTCCTCAAGGGAAAGATGTTAAATGGAAGCTGTTACAAATAGATCTTGAAGAAATGGAAAAGCTAATTGATGAGTGGGATTCCGGACTACCGGCATTAACAAATTTCATTCTCCCTGGAGGGCACCCTTCTGGAGCGGCTTTTCATAGTGCGAGAACCATTGCGCGAAGAGCAGAAAGATGCTCCGTTAGGATTGAAGATGAGGTTAATCCACTAGTATTAGCTTATTTGAACCGTTTATCTGATTTATTGTTCGTTACGGCAAGATATGTTAATTTCCAATTGGGAGCAATTGAACATACACTACATAAAGACAACGACTAAATATTATTTGAATATCTATATTAAAGGTTGTTATATTGACAAAAGTATTTGGTATTGAGTACACTAATTATAAAGATTATAATATGAAAATTCTTTTAGAAAAGAGGTGCATGACGGTGTCACAAAATCCGCTTAAAGAAGCGTTGGATACCTTAAAAGAGACGGGAGTACGTATTACTCCGCAACGTCATGCGATACTTGAATATTTAATAAACTCGATGTTGCACCCAACTGCCGATGATATTTATAAGGCGTTGGAAGGGAAATTTCCAAATATGAGTGTAGCTACAGTTTATAACAATCTGCGAGTATTTCGTGAAGTTGGTCTTGTAAAAGAATTAACTTTCGGAGATGCATCTAGTCGATTTGATTTTGTAACTACCCATCATTACCATGTTATTTGTGAAAGTTGCGGTAAAATAGTTGATTTTCATTATCCGGGATTGGATGAAGTTGAGCAATTAGCTTCACACGTAACAGGATTTAACATAAGTCACCATCGAATGGAAATTTACGGAAGTTGCCCTGATTGCTCGGCTAAGGAAGTCCACTAAAAATATTAATATAAAAAAAGGCTGCTGAAATCTGGCAGCCTTTTTTTAATGGATAAGAAAGAATCGAAATTTTGAACATAGCTGAGTGTCTAGCTCCATAGCCTTACGCTTTTCTTAATTATGAGTTCTTTCGATTATATTTTTTGTCAAAATCTTTTCCCTCAAGATTCTTATCAAGGGTTAAAGGTTCATTGCAATACATACACATATCAACTCGGCCAAGTACTTTAGTTGTTTTCCCACAGCTAGGACATTCAACTTGAACGGACTTAGTCGAGAGCATCCCAATCCAGAAATAAACAACGGTACTAGCAATGATAAATAATAAACCTAGCAGCATAAAACTGGTCATTAAAATTGGTGAATTTCTAAAAAAAATACCCCCGTACATGACGATAAACCCGATAAAAATTAAAC of the Bacillus sp. 1NLA3E genome contains:
- a CDS encoding glutamate-1-semialdehyde 2,1-aminomutase — protein: MHFTNSERLHKEALEHIVGGVNSPSRSYKAVGGGAPIAMERGQGAYFWDVDGNQYIDYLAAYGPIITGHAHPHISEAIKKAADSGVLYGTPTPHEVKFAKMLKEAIPSMEKVRFVNSGTEAVMTTIRVARAFTGRDKIIKFAGCYHGHSDLVLVAAGSGPSTLGTPNSAGVPKSIAQEVITVPFNDIEPLRAALEKWGNQVAAVLVEPIVGNFGIVEPNPGFLEQVNELVHAAGALVIYDEVITAFRFMYGGAQNLLGVNPDLTVLGKIIGGGLPIGAYGGRIDIMEKVAPLGPAYQAGTMAGNPASILAGIACLEVLQQKGVYDYLDQLGALLEEGILNAAKENHIPITINRLKGALTVYFTSEKIENYVQAENTDGEMFAKFFKNMLYQGINLAPSKYEAWFITIAHTMEDIEATIHAVQNAFYQLSNE
- a CDS encoding ABC transporter ATP-binding protein, whose protein sequence is MKDAIIVRDLRKEFNAYSSRSGLKGAFRDLFTRNYKVVAAVDSINFQIKQGEMVGYIGENGAGKSTTIKMLTGILTPTSGTVTVNGMNPHKEREKFVQTIGVVFGQRSQLWWDIAVQESFRLLKKVYKVSDAQYDEHMGHIIKTLDLEPLLDKPVRKLSLGQRMRCELAAALIHNPPLLFLDEPTIGLDVLVKMKIREFLKEINQKYNTTILLTTHDLTDIEALCERVIMLDEGKIIYDGALKSLKGEWGEGKDIQFQFLQKVELTALQALTLDFSVLWQVDEEKQTFTVHIDDNDELISQVIAKVVAHYKIKDLKINEPSTEEIIRNIYEKGSV
- a CDS encoding ABC transporter permease encodes the protein MGKYIEMIRIRFLMMLAYRTNYYTGILIYSINIGAYYFLWTGIYGDKSEIQGLSVAQMTTYIAVAWMARAFYFNNIDREMATEIMEGRVAVELIRPYSYLAMKVMQGLGEGIFRMFFFSLPGMVIVALIFRLDFSVSFSTLGLFFVSILLSFFINTQINLLTGIATFFLYNNSGLIRAKRVIIDLFSGLLLPISFFPGWAQEIMKYLPFQGISYLPSMIFTSGFSNGQAMDAILSQAIWVAILIVPIYVLWVLAKKQLVIQGG
- a CDS encoding ABC transporter permease yields the protein MFYLSMFFQYVAQYLKTRFEYRTNLFVEIFTDFLNQAVNFVFILVVFGHTKLLAGWSREEIIFIYGFFLIPSALFSAFFNIWDFNERYIVKGELDRILTRPIHSLFQIILERMELEALFGGLTGIAVMVYAGRMIGLEIRWFDPILFFIFVVGGVLVYAGIFVLIACVSFWTDAQSSIMPMMYNISNYGRYPVDIYNKVIRFILTWILPFAFVGVYPASFFLGKSEWYNYAYITPIIGLVFFGASIFVWNEGIKRYRGAGN
- a CDS encoding ion channel, whose translation is MTFYLMLIFVLFSIGMSLRSLFLPYKIAGKYVSLENFIFLAMVYATIMIGFGLIYMLLDMKGNILLIEETRSIGADFFSRLETFIYFSGMTLFSVGYGDIAPIGIGRVIAVLEALIGYTIPAAFVARAVFDRDR
- the bcp gene encoding thioredoxin-dependent thiol peroxidase yields the protein MSFSVGQPGPEFELLASDGKTVKLSDFRGKNVVLYFYPKDMTPGCTTEACDFRDYHEKFQEVNVVILGVSPDPLKRHETFIEKYGLPFQLLADEDHHVAENYGVWKLKKTFGKEYMGIERTTFIIDKNGIVAKEWRKVKVKGHVEDALQYIMENL
- a CDS encoding cob(I)yrinic acid a,c-diamide adenosyltransferase; this translates as MKIYTKTGDAGTTSLVYGQRVRKDDIRVEAYGTCDEANSMIGLALSYLKGENFQAKESIETAYHKIQTILFHVGAELATPQGKDVKWKLLQIDLEEMEKLIDEWDSGLPALTNFILPGGHPSGAAFHSARTIARRAERCSVRIEDEVNPLVLAYLNRLSDLLFVTARYVNFQLGAIEHTLHKDND
- the perR gene encoding peroxide-responsive transcriptional repressor PerR; translation: MTVSQNPLKEALDTLKETGVRITPQRHAILEYLINSMLHPTADDIYKALEGKFPNMSVATVYNNLRVFREVGLVKELTFGDASSRFDFVTTHHYHVICESCGKIVDFHYPGLDEVEQLASHVTGFNISHHRMEIYGSCPDCSAKEVH
- a CDS encoding YgzB family protein, with translation MGKISSKINKIRTFALSLIFIGFIVMYGGIFFRNSPILMTSFMLLGLLFIIASTVVYFWIGMLSTKSVQVECPSCGKTTKVLGRVDMCMYCNEPLTLDKNLEGKDFDKKYNRKNS